A genomic window from Flavobacterium johnsoniae includes:
- a CDS encoding pyridoxal phosphate-dependent aminotransferase — protein MITTAKRLDTVEEYYFSSKLREVRQLMSEGKSIINMGIGSPDLSPSKAVIEAVAAAIQDENGHGYQSYQGLPEMRQAMADFYRNQFGVEVNPNNEILPLMGSKEGIMHISLAFLNEGDHVLIPNPGYPTYTSVTNLVQAVPVYYDLKEENGWEPDFEALEKLDLSKVKIMWLGYPHMPTGARGSLALFEKLVAFAKKHNILLINDNPYSFVLNDNPMSLLQVEGAKEVALELNSLSKTFNMAGWRVGMVLGNPEIIDAVLKVKSNMDSGMFYGIQKGAIAALKCDKSWFEDQNKIYRRRRELTEKLAEKLNCKVYKEGVGLFVWAKLPEGIESAEKFIDEILYEKHIFITPGTIFGSNGEGYIRFSLCVKEEKVQEAIDRF, from the coding sequence ATGATTACAACAGCAAAACGATTAGACACAGTTGAAGAATACTACTTCTCATCAAAATTGAGAGAAGTTCGTCAGTTGATGTCTGAAGGAAAATCGATCATCAATATGGGAATTGGAAGCCCTGATTTGAGTCCGTCAAAAGCAGTAATTGAAGCAGTCGCTGCAGCAATTCAAGACGAAAACGGGCATGGTTATCAAAGCTATCAGGGATTACCAGAAATGAGGCAGGCGATGGCAGATTTTTATCGTAATCAGTTTGGTGTTGAAGTGAATCCAAATAATGAGATTTTACCTCTTATGGGTTCGAAAGAAGGAATTATGCATATTTCGCTGGCTTTTTTAAATGAAGGCGATCACGTTTTAATTCCAAATCCAGGTTATCCAACTTATACTTCGGTAACCAATTTGGTTCAGGCAGTTCCAGTTTATTATGATTTGAAAGAAGAAAACGGATGGGAACCAGATTTCGAAGCTTTAGAAAAACTAGACCTTTCGAAAGTAAAAATTATGTGGCTGGGATATCCGCACATGCCGACAGGAGCGAGAGGAAGTTTAGCGTTATTTGAAAAATTGGTGGCTTTTGCTAAAAAACACAATATATTATTGATCAACGACAATCCGTACAGTTTTGTTTTGAATGATAATCCAATGAGTTTGTTGCAGGTTGAAGGAGCAAAAGAAGTGGCTTTAGAATTAAATTCATTAAGTAAAACTTTCAACATGGCCGGCTGGAGAGTTGGGATGGTTTTAGGAAACCCTGAAATTATCGATGCAGTTCTAAAAGTAAAAAGCAACATGGACAGCGGGATGTTCTACGGAATTCAGAAAGGTGCAATTGCAGCTTTAAAATGTGATAAATCTTGGTTCGAAGATCAAAACAAAATTTACAGACGCCGTAGAGAATTAACGGAGAAATTAGCCGAAAAGTTAAACTGTAAAGTATATAAAGAAGGAGTTGGACTTTTCGTTTGGGCAAAATTGCCAGAAGGAATTGAATCAGCAGAAAAGTTCATTGACGAAATATTATATGAGAAACATATTTTCATTACACCGGGAACCATTTTTGGAAGCAACGGCGAAGGGTATATAAGATTCTCATTGTGTGTGAAAGAAGAGAAAGTGCAAGAAGCGATAGATCGATTTTAG
- a CDS encoding prephenate dehydratase: MTTKIAIQGIKGSFHHQVVKEYFSENVDIDECLSFEELIDSLIAGKSDQAVMAIENSIAGPIIPNYALIDKNNLHIIGEHYLNIQQNLMALKGQKIEDIKEVHSHPMALLQCMDFLKQYPNIKLIEDKDTAETARRIQEKQLTGIAAIASVTASEMYELDIIASSIQTIKNNMTRFVIIKKQNSFLPESEINRASIKFELDHKRGSLAAVLNVMSDCKLNLTKIQSLPKIETPWKYSFFVDVTFEKYEDFAKAKALLNIMAEYFKVLGEYKNTKPLSDS, translated from the coding sequence ATGACAACGAAAATTGCAATACAAGGTATTAAAGGATCATTTCATCATCAGGTTGTGAAAGAGTATTTCTCTGAAAATGTGGATATTGATGAGTGTTTGTCTTTCGAAGAATTGATCGACAGCCTTATTGCCGGAAAATCTGATCAGGCTGTTATGGCGATCGAAAATTCAATTGCAGGGCCAATTATTCCAAATTATGCTTTGATTGACAAGAATAATTTACACATAATTGGAGAGCATTATTTAAACATTCAGCAAAATTTAATGGCTTTAAAAGGTCAGAAAATTGAAGATATAAAAGAAGTTCATTCGCACCCAATGGCACTTTTACAATGCATGGATTTCCTGAAACAATATCCAAATATCAAATTGATTGAGGATAAAGATACAGCTGAAACTGCAAGAAGAATTCAGGAAAAACAATTAACCGGAATTGCTGCAATTGCAAGTGTAACGGCTTCTGAAATGTACGAGTTAGATATTATTGCATCATCGATTCAAACAATTAAAAATAATATGACGCGTTTCGTAATCATTAAAAAGCAAAATTCATTTTTGCCAGAAAGCGAAATCAACAGAGCGTCAATCAAATTTGAATTAGATCATAAAAGAGGAAGCTTAGCAGCGGTGTTAAATGTAATGAGCGACTGCAAACTGAATTTGACAAAAATCCAGTCGCTTCCAAAAATTGAAACGCCTTGGAAATATTCATTCTTTGTAGATGTAACATTTGAGAAATACGAAGATTTTGCAAAAGCCAAAGCCTTATTAAATATCATGGCAGAATATTTTAAAGTATTGGGAGAATATAAAAATACAAAACCTTTAAGTGATTCTTAA